Proteins co-encoded in one Paraburkholderia terrae genomic window:
- a CDS encoding Nramp family divalent metal transporter, with amino-acid sequence MNTNPFALDPSRRRHRPGSKPPRPGTWLPFVGSGALVAIGYMDPGNWATALAGGASYGYTLLSVVILSSLMAMLLQWVSSRLGVVTGRDLAQLCRERTGRRMTLFLWVTSEIAIIACDVAEVVGSAVALQLLFGVSLTAGVLMSAVGTFAMLALQRHGQRTLETVVVALILFVGLCFVIELVLARPDWRAALTGAAPSAELLRNAGMVWLAAGILGATVMPHNLYLHSALVKTHAHSTSDADIADALRGVNFGTFSALSLAFVINAALLVVSAAVFYASGHRTVTDLADAHRLIAPIVGSHWAAILFAAALLACGLSATVTGTLAGQAVMEGFLQIRLPRWQRALLTRALAIGPALVAVGLFGPHGSAQLLVASQVVLSLQLPLAVVPLIRFGSDRKLMHGWRVRGVPLALAWVCAAGIIALNGALIWETATG; translated from the coding sequence CGCGATCGGCTATATGGACCCCGGCAACTGGGCGACGGCGCTCGCGGGCGGCGCGAGCTACGGCTACACGCTGCTGAGCGTCGTGATCCTGTCGAGCCTGATGGCGATGCTGCTGCAGTGGGTGTCGTCGCGCCTCGGCGTGGTGACGGGACGCGATCTCGCGCAGTTGTGCCGCGAGCGCACCGGCCGGCGCATGACGCTGTTCCTGTGGGTGACGAGCGAGATCGCGATCATCGCGTGCGATGTCGCCGAGGTGGTCGGCAGCGCGGTCGCGCTGCAGCTGCTGTTCGGCGTGTCGCTGACGGCGGGTGTGCTGATGTCGGCCGTCGGCACCTTCGCGATGCTCGCCTTGCAGCGGCATGGGCAGCGCACGCTGGAGACGGTGGTGGTCGCGCTCATCCTGTTCGTCGGCCTGTGCTTCGTGATCGAGCTGGTGCTCGCGCGGCCCGACTGGCGAGCCGCGCTGACGGGCGCGGCACCCAGCGCCGAACTGCTGCGCAACGCCGGCATGGTGTGGCTCGCGGCAGGCATTCTGGGCGCGACGGTGATGCCACACAACCTGTATCTGCATTCGGCGCTCGTCAAAACGCATGCGCACTCCACCAGTGACGCCGACATCGCCGATGCGTTGCGCGGCGTCAACTTCGGCACCTTCAGCGCGCTTTCATTGGCTTTCGTGATCAATGCGGCGCTGCTCGTCGTGTCGGCGGCCGTCTTCTACGCGAGCGGGCACCGCACCGTCACCGATCTCGCCGATGCGCATCGGCTGATCGCGCCCATCGTCGGTTCGCACTGGGCGGCTATCCTGTTCGCGGCTGCGTTACTCGCGTGTGGCTTGAGCGCGACCGTGACTGGCACGCTCGCGGGTCAGGCGGTGATGGAAGGCTTCCTGCAGATCCGGCTGCCGCGCTGGCAACGCGCGCTGCTCACGCGCGCTCTGGCGATCGGCCCGGCGCTCGTCGCCGTCGGCCTGTTCGGGCCGCACGGCTCGGCGCAGTTGCTGGTTGCGAGCCAGGTCGTGCTGAGCCTGCAACTGCCGCTCGCCGTCGTGCCCTTGATCCGCTTTGGATCGGACCGCAAGCTGATGCACGGCTGGCGCGTGCGCGGCGTGCCGCTCGCGCTCGCGTGGGTATGCGCGGCGGGCATCATTGCACTGAATGGCGCGTTGATCTGGGAGACGGCGACCGGTTGA